From Tiliqua scincoides isolate rTilSci1 chromosome 2, rTilSci1.hap2, whole genome shotgun sequence, the proteins below share one genomic window:
- the HOXC13 gene encoding homeobox protein Hox-C13: MTTSLILHPRWADTLMYVYEENPNENTQNKIPAMEGLSGNCPASHCRDLITHPVLGRHSSTIGTHQGSVYTDIPAPDAARQCPAPPASSNATLGYGYPFGGSYYGCRLSHSHNVNLQQKPCSYHPAEKYPEPSGSLPSEELSSRAKEFAFYPSFASSYQAVPGYLDVSVVPGISGHPEPRHDALLPMEGYQHWALSNGWDGQVYCSKEQSQSTHLWKSPFPDVVPLQPEVSSYRRGRKKRVPYTKIQLKELEKEYAASKFITKEKRRRISATTNLSERQVTIWFQNRRVKEKKVVSKSKTPHLHAT, translated from the exons ATGACGACTTCACTGATCCTGCATCCACGCTGGGCGGATACCTTGATGTACGTGTATGAGGAGAACCCGAATGAGAATACCCAGAATAAAATCCCAGCCATGGAAGGGCTAAGTGGGAACTGCCCAGCGAGCCACTGCAGGGATCTAATCACTCACCCGGTCTTGGGTCGTCACTCCAGCACCATTGGGACTCACCAGGGTTCTGTCTACACGGATATACCTGCTCCAGACGCCGCCAGGCAGTGCCCCGCGCCACCAGCCTCGTCCAACGCCACCCTGGGCTACGGCTACCCCTTTGGAGGCAGCTATTACGGATGCCGCTTGTCCCATTCCCACAACGTGAACTTACAACAGAAGCCTTGTTCCTACCACCCCGCTGAAAAATACCCGGAGCCCAGCGGCTCCCTCCCCAGCGAAGAACTATCCTCGAGGGCCAAAGAGTTTGCTTTTTACCCGAGCTTTGCCAGCTCTTACCAGGCGgtccctggttatttggacgTATCGGTGGTTCCAGGTATCAGTGGCCACCCAGAGCCAAGGCACGACGCGCTGCTTCCCATGGAAGGATACCAGCACTGGGCTCTTTCCAATGGTTGGGACGGGCAGGTCTATTGCTCGAAAGAGCAGTCACAGTCTACCCATCTCTGGAAATCGCCTTTCCCAG ATGTGGTACCTCTTCAGCCCGAAGTGAGCAGCTACCGTAGGGGCCGAAAGAAAAGGGTCCCCTACACGAAAATCCAGCTGAAAGAATTAGAGAAGGAGTACGCCGCCAGCAAGTTCATTACCAAAGAGAAGCGACGAAGGATTTCCGCGACCACTAATCTTTCCGAGCGCCAGGTCACGATCTGGTTTCAGAACCGCAGGGTGAAAGAGAAAAAAGTCGTTAGTAAATCTAAGACACCTCACCTGCACGCCACCTGa